One window of Equus quagga isolate Etosha38 chromosome 4, UCLA_HA_Equagga_1.0, whole genome shotgun sequence genomic DNA carries:
- the EIF4G1 gene encoding eukaryotic translation initiation factor 4 gamma 1 isoform X3 produces MNKAPQPTGPPPAPSPGLPQHFYPSRAQPPSSAASRVQSAAPARPGPAAHVYPAGSQVMMIPSQISYPASQGAYYIPGQGRSTYVVPTQQYPVQPGAPGFYPGASPTEFGTYAGAYYPAQGVQQFPTGVAPAPVLMNQAPQIAPKRERKTIRIRDPNQGGKDITEEIMSGARTASTPTPPQTGGGLEPQANGETPQVAVVVRPDDRSQGAIIGGRPGLPGPEHSPSESQPSSPSPTPSPPPVLEPGSEPNLTVLSIPGDTMTTGMIQMSVEESAPMPRETGEPYCLSPEPTPLAEPILEVEVTLSKPIPESEFSSSPLQVSTTLASHKVEILPEPNGTVPSEDLEPEVESSPELAPLPPPTCPSEPPMPIAPTAQPEELLNGAPSPPAVDLSPVSEPKEQAKEVTASVTPPTVLSATSAVAPPATSPAQEEEMEEEEEEGEEGEAGEAGEAEGEKRGEELLPPESTPVPAHQNLEAAVATQVAVSVPKRRRKIKELNKKEAVGDLLDAFKEVNPGVSEVETQPPVGNNPGPEPEGSSVPLRPEEADETWDAKEDKIHNAENIQPGEQKYEYKSDQWKPLNLEEKKRYDREFLLGFQFIFASLQKPEGLPHISDVVLDKANKTPLRPLDPSRLQGINCGPDFTPSFANLGRPALSNRGPPRGGPGGELPRGPQAGLGPRRSQQGPRKEPRKIIATVLMTEDIKLNKAEKAWKPSSKRTAADKDRGEEDADGSKTQDLFRRVRSILNKLTPQMFQQLMKQVTQLAIDTEERLKGVIDLIFEKAISEPNFSVAYANMCRCLMALKVPTTEKPTVTVNFRKLLLNRCQKEFEKDKDDDEVFEKKQKEMDEAATAEERGRLKEELEEARDIARRRSLGNIKFIGELFKLKMLTEAIMHDCVVKLLKNHDEESLECLCRLLTTIGKDLDFEKAKPRMDQYFNQMEKIIKEKKTSSRIRFMLQDVLDLRQSNWVPRRGDQGPKTIDQIHKEAEMEEHREHIKVQQLMAKGSDKRRGGPPGPPISRGLPLVDDGGWNTVPISKGSRPIDTSRLTKITKPGSIDSNNQLFAPGGRLSWGKGSSGGSGAKPSDAASETARPATSTLNRFSALQQAVPTESTDNRRVVQRSSLSRERGEKAGDRGDRLERSERGGDRGDRLDRARTPATKRSFSKEVEERSRERPSQPEGLRKAASLTEDRDRGRDAVKREATLPPVSPPKAALSEEELEKKSKAIIEEYLHLNDMKEAVQCVQELASPSLLFIFVRHGIESTLERSAITREHMGRLLHQLLSAGHLSTAQYYQGLYEILELAEDMEIDIPHVWLYLAELVTPVLQEGGVPMGELFREITKPLRPLGKAASLLLEILGLLCKSMGPKKVGTLWREAGLSWKEFLPEGQDVSAFVAEQKVEYTLGEESEAPSQRLFSSEELSRQLEKLLKEGSSNQRVFDWIEANLSEQQIASNTLVRALMTTVCYSAIIFETSLRVDVAVLKARAKLLQKYLCDEQKELQALYALQALVVTLEQPANLLRMFFDALYDEDVVKEDAFYSWESSKDPAEQQGKGVALKSVTAFFKWLREAEEEESDHN; encoded by the exons atgaacaaagcTCCACAGCCCACAGGCCCCCCACCCGCCCCATCCCCTGGACTCCCACAG CACTTCTACCCTAGCCGGGCCCAGCCCCCGAGCAGTGCAGCCTCCCGAGTGCAGAGTGCAGCCCCCGCCCGCCCTGGCCCAGCTGCCCATGTCTACCCTGCTGGATCCCAAGTAATGATGATCCCTTCCCAGATCTCCTACCCAGCCTCCCAGGGGGCCTACTACATCCCTGGACAG GGGCGTTCCACGTATGTTGTCCCGACACAGCAGTATCCTGTGCAGCCAGGAGCCCCAGGCTTCTATCCGGGTGCAAGCCCTACTGAGTTTGGGACTTACG ctggCGCCTATTACCCAGCCCAGGGTGTGCAGCAGTTTCCCACTGGCGTGGCCCCTGCTCCAGTTTTGATGAACCAGGCACCCCAGATTGCTCCCAAGAGGGAGCGGAAGACG atcCGAATTCGAGATCCAAACCAAGGAGGGAAAGATATCACAGAGGAGATCATGTCTGGGGCACGCACCGCATCcacacccacccctccccag ACGGGAGGCGGTCTGGAGCCTCAGGCTAATGGGGAGACACCCCAGGTTGCTGTCGTTGTCCGGCCAG ATGACCGGTCGCAGGGAGCAATCATTGGGGGCCGGCCGGGGCTACCTGGCCCAGAGCACAGCCCTTCAGAATCCCAGCCTTCATCACCTTCTCCGACCCCATCACCACCCCCAGTCCTGGAACCGGGATCTGAGCCTAATCTCACGGTCCTCTCTATTCCTGGGGACACTATGACAACCGGGATGATACAGATGTCTGTAGAAGAATCAGCCCCCATGCCACGTGAAACTGGGGAGCCATATTGCCTCTCTCCAGAACCCACTCCCCTTGCTGAACCCATACTGGAAGTAGAAGTGACACTTAGCAAACCAATTCCAGAATCTGAGTTCTCTTCCAGTCCTCTCCAGGTGTCTACCACCCTGGCATCTCACAAGGTGGAAATTCTTCCTGAGCCTAATGGCACAGTCCCATCTGAGGATCTGGAACCAGAAGTGGAGTCGAGCCCAGAGcttgcccctctccctcccccgacTTGTCCCTCTGAACCCCCCATGCCCATTGCTCCAACTGCCCAACCTGAGGAACTGCTCAACGGAGCCCCCTCGCCACCAGCTGTGGACTTAAGCCCAGTCAGTGAGCCAAAGGAACAGGCCAAGGAAGTTACAGCATCAGTGACTCCCCCGACCGTCCTCTCTGCTACTTCAGCTGTTGCTCCTCCAGCTACTTCCCCTGctcaggaggaggaaatggaggaagaggaggaagagggagaagagggagaagcaggagaagCAGGAGAAGCTGAGggtgagaaaagaggagaggaactGCTCCCCCCAGAGAGCACCCCTGTTCCAGCCCACCAGAATTTGGAGGCAGCAGTGGCCACCCAAG TGGCAGTATCTGTGCCAAAGAGGAGACGAAAAATTAAGGAACTCAATAAGAAAGAGGCTGTAGGAGACCTTCTAGATGCCTTCAAGGAG GTGAACCCGGGAGTATCAGAGGTGGAAACTCAGCCTCCTGTAGGCAACAATCCCGGCCCAGAGCCTGAGGGCAGCAGTGTGCCCCTGCGGCCTGAGGAAGCAGATGAGACCTGGGACGCAAAGGAAGACAAAATTCACAATGCTGAGAATATCCAGCCTGGGGAACAGAAGTATGAATATAAGTCAG ATCAGTGGAAGCCTCTAAACCTTGAGGAGAAAAAGCGGTATGACCGTGAGTTCCTGCTTGGCTTTCAGTTCATCTTTGCCAGTCTGCAGAAGCCGGAGGGATTGCCCCATATCAGTGACGTGGTGTTGGATAAG GCCAATAAAACACCACTGCGGCCACTGGATCCCAGTAGACTTCAGGGCATAAATTGTGGCCCAGACTTCACTCCATCCTTTGCCAACCTTGGCCGACCAGCGCTTAGCAACCGTGGGCCCCCAAGGGGTGGGCCAGGTGGGGAGCTGCCCCGAGGGCCG CAGGCTGGTCTAGGACCCCGGCGCTCTCAGCAGGGCCCCCGAAAGGAGCCACGCAAAATCATTGCTACAGTGTTAATGACCGAAGATATAAAGCTGAACAAAGCAGAGAAGGCTTGGAAACCCAGCAGCAAGCGGACGGCGGCTGATAAGGACCGAGGGGAAGAGGATGCTGATGGCAGCAAAACCCAG GACCTGTTCCGCAGGGTGCGCTCCATCCTGAATAAGTTGACACCCCAGATGTTCCAGCAGCTGATGAAGCAGGTGACGCAGCTGGCGATCGACACTGAGGAACGCCTCAAAGGGGTCATTGACCTCATCTTTGAGAAGGCCATTTCAGAGCCCAACTTCTCTGTGGCCTATGCCAACATGTGCCGCTGCCTCATGGCG CTCAAAGTGCCCACTACAGAAAAGCCAACAGTGACTGTGAACTTCCGAAAACTGTTGTTGAATCGATGTCAGAAGGAgtttgaaaaagacaaagatgatgATGAGGTTtttgaaaagaagcaaaaagagatGGATGAAGCTGCTACG GCAGAGGAACGGGGACGCCTGAAGGAAGAGCTGGAAGAGGCTCGAGACATAGCCCGGCGGCGCTCTTTAGGGAATATCAAGTTTATTGGGGAGTTGTTCAAGCTGAAGATGTTAACAGAGGCAATAATGCATGACTGTGTGGTTAAACTACTAAAGAACCATGATGAAGAGTCCCTTGAATGCCTTTGCCGTCTGCTCACCACCATTGGAAAAGACCTGGACTTTGAAAAAGCCAAG cCTCGAATGGATCAGTATTTCAACCAGATGGaaaaaatcattaaggaaaaGAAGACTTCATCCCGAATCCGCTTTATGCTGCAGGACGTGCTGGACCTGCGACAG AGCAATTGGGTGCCGCGCCGAGGGGACCAGGGTCCCAAGACCATTGACCAGATCCACAAGGAGGCTGAGATGGAAGAGCATCGAGAGCACATAAAAGTGCAGCAGCTAATGGCCAAAGGCAGCGACAAGCGTCGGGGTGGCCCCCCAGGCCCACCCATCA GCCGTGGCCTTCCACTTGTGGATGATGGTGGCTGGAACACAGTCCCCATCAGCAAGGGCAGCCGCCCTATTGACACCTCACGACTCACCAAGATCACGAAG CCTGGTTCCATTGATTCTAACAACCAGCTCTTCGCACCTGGAGGGCGATTGAGCTGGGGCAAGGGCAGCAGTGGAGGTTCTGGAGCCAAGCCCTCTGACGCAG CATCAGAAACTGCTCGTCCAGCTACTAGTACCTTGAATCGTTTCTCAGCCCTTCAACAAGCAGTACCTACAGAAAGCACAGATAACAGACGTGTGGTACAGAG GAGTAGCTTGAGCCGGGAACGAGGCGAGAAAGCTGGGGATCGGGGTGACCGCCTAGAACGGAGTGAACGGGGAGGTGACCGTGGAGACCGGCTTGATCGTGCACGGACACCCGCCACCAAGCGGAGCTTCAGCAAGGAAGTGGAGGAGCGGAGTAGAGAGAGGCCCTCCCAGCCTGAGGGACTACGCAAGGCAGCTAGCCTCACGGAGGATCGGGACCGCGGGCGGGATGCTG TGAAGCGAGAAGCCACGCTGCCCCCAGTGAGCCCCCCAAAGGCCGCGCTCtctgaggaggagctggagaagaaATCCAAGGCCATAATTGAGGAGTACCTCCATCTCAATGACATGAAG GAGGCAGTGCAGTGTGTGCAGGAGCTGGCCTCACCCTCCCTGCTCTTCATCTTTGTGCGGCATGGCATCGAGTCTACACTGGAGCGTAGCGCCATTACTCGTGAGCATATGGGGCGGCTGTTGCACCAGCTGCTCTCTGCCGGGCACCTCTCCACTGCTCAGTACTACCAAGG GCTGTATGAAATCCTAGAATTGGCTGAAGACATGGAAATTGACATCCCCCACGTGTGGCTCTACTTAGCAGAACTGGTGACGCCCGTTCTGCAGGAAGGTGGGGTGCCCATGGGGGAGCTGTTCAG GGAGATTACAAAACCTCTGAGACCCTTGGGCAAAGCTGCTTCCCTATTGCTGGAGATCCTAGGGCTCCTATGCAAAAGCATG GGTCCCAAAAAGGTGGGGACGCTGTGGCGAGAGGCTGGACTCAGCtggaaggaatttctgcctgAAGGCCAGGACGTCAGTGCATTTGTGGCTGAACAG AAGGTGGAGTATACCCTGGGCGAGGAGTCAGAAGCTCCCAGTCAGAGGCTGTTCTCCTCCGAGGAGCTGAGCAGGCAGCTGGAGAAGCTGCTGAAGGAGGGCAGCAGTAACCAGCGGGTGTTTGACTGGATAGAG GCCAACTTGAGTGAGCAGCAGATAGCATCCAACACATTAGTTCGAGCCCTCATGACAACTGTCTGCTATTCCGCAATTATCT TTGAGACTTCTCTCCGAGTGGATGTGGCAGTGCTGAAAGCGCGAGCGAAACTGCTACAGAAATACCTGTGTGATGAGCAGAAGGAGCTGCAGGCGCTCTATGCCCTCCAGGCCCTTGTAGTGACCTTAGAACAGCCTGCCA ACCTGCTTCGGATGTTCTTTGATGCGCTGTACGATGAGGACGTGGTGAAGGAGGACGCTTTCTACAGCTGGGAGAGTAGCAAGGACCCCGCTGAGCAGCAGGGCAAGGGCGTGGCCCTTAAATCTGTCACAGCCTTCTTCAAGTGGCTTcgtgaggcagaggaggaggagtcagACCACAACTGA
- the EIF4G1 gene encoding eukaryotic translation initiation factor 4 gamma 1 isoform X4, translating to MNTPSQPRQHFYPSRAQPPSSAASRVQSAAPARPGPAAHVYPAGSQVMMIPSQISYPASQGAYYIPGQGRSTYVVPTQQYPVQPGAPGFYPGASPTEFGTYAGAYYPAQGVQQFPTGVAPAPVLMNQAPQIAPKRERKTIRIRDPNQGGKDITEEIMSGARTASTPTPPQTGGGLEPQANGETPQVAVVVRPDDRSQGAIIGGRPGLPGPEHSPSESQPSSPSPTPSPPPVLEPGSEPNLTVLSIPGDTMTTGMIQMSVEESAPMPRETGEPYCLSPEPTPLAEPILEVEVTLSKPIPESEFSSSPLQVSTTLASHKVEILPEPNGTVPSEDLEPEVESSPELAPLPPPTCPSEPPMPIAPTAQPEELLNGAPSPPAVDLSPVSEPKEQAKEVTASVTPPTVLSATSAVAPPATSPAQEEEMEEEEEEGEEGEAGEAGEAEGEKRGEELLPPESTPVPAHQNLEAAVATQVAVSVPKRRRKIKELNKKEAVGDLLDAFKEVNPGVSEVETQPPVGNNPGPEPEGSSVPLRPEEADETWDAKEDKIHNAENIQPGEQKYEYKSDQWKPLNLEEKKRYDREFLLGFQFIFASLQKPEGLPHISDVVLDKANKTPLRPLDPSRLQGINCGPDFTPSFANLGRPALSNRGPPRGGPGGELPRGPQAGLGPRRSQQGPRKEPRKIIATVLMTEDIKLNKAEKAWKPSSKRTAADKDRGEEDADGSKTQDLFRRVRSILNKLTPQMFQQLMKQVTQLAIDTEERLKGVIDLIFEKAISEPNFSVAYANMCRCLMALKVPTTEKPTVTVNFRKLLLNRCQKEFEKDKDDDEVFEKKQKEMDEAATAEERGRLKEELEEARDIARRRSLGNIKFIGELFKLKMLTEAIMHDCVVKLLKNHDEESLECLCRLLTTIGKDLDFEKAKPRMDQYFNQMEKIIKEKKTSSRIRFMLQDVLDLRQSNWVPRRGDQGPKTIDQIHKEAEMEEHREHIKVQQLMAKGSDKRRGGPPGPPISRGLPLVDDGGWNTVPISKGSRPIDTSRLTKITKPGSIDSNNQLFAPGGRLSWGKGSSGGSGAKPSDAASETARPATSTLNRFSALQQAVPTESTDNRRVVQRSSLSRERGEKAGDRGDRLERSERGGDRGDRLDRARTPATKRSFSKEVEERSRERPSQPEGLRKAASLTEDRDRGRDAVKREATLPPVSPPKAALSEEELEKKSKAIIEEYLHLNDMKEAVQCVQELASPSLLFIFVRHGIESTLERSAITREHMGRLLHQLLSAGHLSTAQYYQGLYEILELAEDMEIDIPHVWLYLAELVTPVLQEGGVPMGELFREITKPLRPLGKAASLLLEILGLLCKSMGPKKVGTLWREAGLSWKEFLPEGQDVSAFVAEQKVEYTLGEESEAPSQRLFSSEELSRQLEKLLKEGSSNQRVFDWIEANLSEQQIASNTLVRALMTTVCYSAIIFETSLRVDVAVLKARAKLLQKYLCDEQKELQALYALQALVVTLEQPANLLRMFFDALYDEDVVKEDAFYSWESSKDPAEQQGKGVALKSVTAFFKWLREAEEEESDHN from the exons ATGAACACGCCTTCTCAGCCCCGCCAG CACTTCTACCCTAGCCGGGCCCAGCCCCCGAGCAGTGCAGCCTCCCGAGTGCAGAGTGCAGCCCCCGCCCGCCCTGGCCCAGCTGCCCATGTCTACCCTGCTGGATCCCAAGTAATGATGATCCCTTCCCAGATCTCCTACCCAGCCTCCCAGGGGGCCTACTACATCCCTGGACAG GGGCGTTCCACGTATGTTGTCCCGACACAGCAGTATCCTGTGCAGCCAGGAGCCCCAGGCTTCTATCCGGGTGCAAGCCCTACTGAGTTTGGGACTTACG ctggCGCCTATTACCCAGCCCAGGGTGTGCAGCAGTTTCCCACTGGCGTGGCCCCTGCTCCAGTTTTGATGAACCAGGCACCCCAGATTGCTCCCAAGAGGGAGCGGAAGACG atcCGAATTCGAGATCCAAACCAAGGAGGGAAAGATATCACAGAGGAGATCATGTCTGGGGCACGCACCGCATCcacacccacccctccccag ACGGGAGGCGGTCTGGAGCCTCAGGCTAATGGGGAGACACCCCAGGTTGCTGTCGTTGTCCGGCCAG ATGACCGGTCGCAGGGAGCAATCATTGGGGGCCGGCCGGGGCTACCTGGCCCAGAGCACAGCCCTTCAGAATCCCAGCCTTCATCACCTTCTCCGACCCCATCACCACCCCCAGTCCTGGAACCGGGATCTGAGCCTAATCTCACGGTCCTCTCTATTCCTGGGGACACTATGACAACCGGGATGATACAGATGTCTGTAGAAGAATCAGCCCCCATGCCACGTGAAACTGGGGAGCCATATTGCCTCTCTCCAGAACCCACTCCCCTTGCTGAACCCATACTGGAAGTAGAAGTGACACTTAGCAAACCAATTCCAGAATCTGAGTTCTCTTCCAGTCCTCTCCAGGTGTCTACCACCCTGGCATCTCACAAGGTGGAAATTCTTCCTGAGCCTAATGGCACAGTCCCATCTGAGGATCTGGAACCAGAAGTGGAGTCGAGCCCAGAGcttgcccctctccctcccccgacTTGTCCCTCTGAACCCCCCATGCCCATTGCTCCAACTGCCCAACCTGAGGAACTGCTCAACGGAGCCCCCTCGCCACCAGCTGTGGACTTAAGCCCAGTCAGTGAGCCAAAGGAACAGGCCAAGGAAGTTACAGCATCAGTGACTCCCCCGACCGTCCTCTCTGCTACTTCAGCTGTTGCTCCTCCAGCTACTTCCCCTGctcaggaggaggaaatggaggaagaggaggaagagggagaagagggagaagcaggagaagCAGGAGAAGCTGAGggtgagaaaagaggagaggaactGCTCCCCCCAGAGAGCACCCCTGTTCCAGCCCACCAGAATTTGGAGGCAGCAGTGGCCACCCAAG TGGCAGTATCTGTGCCAAAGAGGAGACGAAAAATTAAGGAACTCAATAAGAAAGAGGCTGTAGGAGACCTTCTAGATGCCTTCAAGGAG GTGAACCCGGGAGTATCAGAGGTGGAAACTCAGCCTCCTGTAGGCAACAATCCCGGCCCAGAGCCTGAGGGCAGCAGTGTGCCCCTGCGGCCTGAGGAAGCAGATGAGACCTGGGACGCAAAGGAAGACAAAATTCACAATGCTGAGAATATCCAGCCTGGGGAACAGAAGTATGAATATAAGTCAG ATCAGTGGAAGCCTCTAAACCTTGAGGAGAAAAAGCGGTATGACCGTGAGTTCCTGCTTGGCTTTCAGTTCATCTTTGCCAGTCTGCAGAAGCCGGAGGGATTGCCCCATATCAGTGACGTGGTGTTGGATAAG GCCAATAAAACACCACTGCGGCCACTGGATCCCAGTAGACTTCAGGGCATAAATTGTGGCCCAGACTTCACTCCATCCTTTGCCAACCTTGGCCGACCAGCGCTTAGCAACCGTGGGCCCCCAAGGGGTGGGCCAGGTGGGGAGCTGCCCCGAGGGCCG CAGGCTGGTCTAGGACCCCGGCGCTCTCAGCAGGGCCCCCGAAAGGAGCCACGCAAAATCATTGCTACAGTGTTAATGACCGAAGATATAAAGCTGAACAAAGCAGAGAAGGCTTGGAAACCCAGCAGCAAGCGGACGGCGGCTGATAAGGACCGAGGGGAAGAGGATGCTGATGGCAGCAAAACCCAG GACCTGTTCCGCAGGGTGCGCTCCATCCTGAATAAGTTGACACCCCAGATGTTCCAGCAGCTGATGAAGCAGGTGACGCAGCTGGCGATCGACACTGAGGAACGCCTCAAAGGGGTCATTGACCTCATCTTTGAGAAGGCCATTTCAGAGCCCAACTTCTCTGTGGCCTATGCCAACATGTGCCGCTGCCTCATGGCG CTCAAAGTGCCCACTACAGAAAAGCCAACAGTGACTGTGAACTTCCGAAAACTGTTGTTGAATCGATGTCAGAAGGAgtttgaaaaagacaaagatgatgATGAGGTTtttgaaaagaagcaaaaagagatGGATGAAGCTGCTACG GCAGAGGAACGGGGACGCCTGAAGGAAGAGCTGGAAGAGGCTCGAGACATAGCCCGGCGGCGCTCTTTAGGGAATATCAAGTTTATTGGGGAGTTGTTCAAGCTGAAGATGTTAACAGAGGCAATAATGCATGACTGTGTGGTTAAACTACTAAAGAACCATGATGAAGAGTCCCTTGAATGCCTTTGCCGTCTGCTCACCACCATTGGAAAAGACCTGGACTTTGAAAAAGCCAAG cCTCGAATGGATCAGTATTTCAACCAGATGGaaaaaatcattaaggaaaaGAAGACTTCATCCCGAATCCGCTTTATGCTGCAGGACGTGCTGGACCTGCGACAG AGCAATTGGGTGCCGCGCCGAGGGGACCAGGGTCCCAAGACCATTGACCAGATCCACAAGGAGGCTGAGATGGAAGAGCATCGAGAGCACATAAAAGTGCAGCAGCTAATGGCCAAAGGCAGCGACAAGCGTCGGGGTGGCCCCCCAGGCCCACCCATCA GCCGTGGCCTTCCACTTGTGGATGATGGTGGCTGGAACACAGTCCCCATCAGCAAGGGCAGCCGCCCTATTGACACCTCACGACTCACCAAGATCACGAAG CCTGGTTCCATTGATTCTAACAACCAGCTCTTCGCACCTGGAGGGCGATTGAGCTGGGGCAAGGGCAGCAGTGGAGGTTCTGGAGCCAAGCCCTCTGACGCAG CATCAGAAACTGCTCGTCCAGCTACTAGTACCTTGAATCGTTTCTCAGCCCTTCAACAAGCAGTACCTACAGAAAGCACAGATAACAGACGTGTGGTACAGAG GAGTAGCTTGAGCCGGGAACGAGGCGAGAAAGCTGGGGATCGGGGTGACCGCCTAGAACGGAGTGAACGGGGAGGTGACCGTGGAGACCGGCTTGATCGTGCACGGACACCCGCCACCAAGCGGAGCTTCAGCAAGGAAGTGGAGGAGCGGAGTAGAGAGAGGCCCTCCCAGCCTGAGGGACTACGCAAGGCAGCTAGCCTCACGGAGGATCGGGACCGCGGGCGGGATGCTG TGAAGCGAGAAGCCACGCTGCCCCCAGTGAGCCCCCCAAAGGCCGCGCTCtctgaggaggagctggagaagaaATCCAAGGCCATAATTGAGGAGTACCTCCATCTCAATGACATGAAG GAGGCAGTGCAGTGTGTGCAGGAGCTGGCCTCACCCTCCCTGCTCTTCATCTTTGTGCGGCATGGCATCGAGTCTACACTGGAGCGTAGCGCCATTACTCGTGAGCATATGGGGCGGCTGTTGCACCAGCTGCTCTCTGCCGGGCACCTCTCCACTGCTCAGTACTACCAAGG GCTGTATGAAATCCTAGAATTGGCTGAAGACATGGAAATTGACATCCCCCACGTGTGGCTCTACTTAGCAGAACTGGTGACGCCCGTTCTGCAGGAAGGTGGGGTGCCCATGGGGGAGCTGTTCAG GGAGATTACAAAACCTCTGAGACCCTTGGGCAAAGCTGCTTCCCTATTGCTGGAGATCCTAGGGCTCCTATGCAAAAGCATG GGTCCCAAAAAGGTGGGGACGCTGTGGCGAGAGGCTGGACTCAGCtggaaggaatttctgcctgAAGGCCAGGACGTCAGTGCATTTGTGGCTGAACAG AAGGTGGAGTATACCCTGGGCGAGGAGTCAGAAGCTCCCAGTCAGAGGCTGTTCTCCTCCGAGGAGCTGAGCAGGCAGCTGGAGAAGCTGCTGAAGGAGGGCAGCAGTAACCAGCGGGTGTTTGACTGGATAGAG GCCAACTTGAGTGAGCAGCAGATAGCATCCAACACATTAGTTCGAGCCCTCATGACAACTGTCTGCTATTCCGCAATTATCT TTGAGACTTCTCTCCGAGTGGATGTGGCAGTGCTGAAAGCGCGAGCGAAACTGCTACAGAAATACCTGTGTGATGAGCAGAAGGAGCTGCAGGCGCTCTATGCCCTCCAGGCCCTTGTAGTGACCTTAGAACAGCCTGCCA ACCTGCTTCGGATGTTCTTTGATGCGCTGTACGATGAGGACGTGGTGAAGGAGGACGCTTTCTACAGCTGGGAGAGTAGCAAGGACCCCGCTGAGCAGCAGGGCAAGGGCGTGGCCCTTAAATCTGTCACAGCCTTCTTCAAGTGGCTTcgtgaggcagaggaggaggagtcagACCACAACTGA